The genomic window CGGGTGAGGCGGCCGGTGGGCAGGGTCTGCAGGTACTCGGGGGCCCGCCACGGCGAGTCGGCGGCGAGCAGCGGGGTGTCGGTGGGCCCGGGAGCGACGGCGTTCACCCGCACCCCGCGGGGCGCGACCTCGACGGCGAGGCTGCGCATCATCCCCTGCAGCGCGCCCTTGGCCGCCGAGTAGTGGGCGTCGCCCGGGCCTCCGCCGCCGACGGCGAGCTCGCTCGTGATGGCCACGATCGCGCCGGACTCGCGGGCGAGCATCCCGGGCAGCGTCGCACGCGTCAGATGCAGGAAGCCGCCGAGGTGCACCCGGAGCATGCGGCGCCACTGCGCGTCGGTGACCGCGTCGACCGGGGTGGCCTCGTAGTAGCCGGCGGCCGACACCGCTCCGGTGATGGGGCCGAGCTGCGATTCGACGGCCGCGACCGCCGCCGCGACGGCGTCGGCATCGGTGACGTCGGCGATCAGCCCGAGGTCGCAGTCCGGCGAGTCGCGCAGGTCGATGCCGGCGACGCGCCAGCCGGTCGATCGCAGTTCGAGGGCGATCGATCGGCCGATGCCGCTGGCGGTGCCGGTGACGACCGCGATGCGATCGGCCGGTGCCACCGTGGCCGTGCCCTCCCTGGTCACGGCGTGCGCGCCTCGGCGTCCTCGTACTCGACCCCGGTGACGGTGGGGATGCGCGAGCGCACGCCCGCCCAGACGGCGACGCCGACGACGCCGATGACGACGGTGCCGATGATGATCGACCAGTCGAGGTAGGCCTGGTCGTAGACCGGGCGCGGCCAGGCGATGTTGATCAGCTGCAGGCTCGCCCAGATGACGGCGACCCAGGCGACGAGCGCGGTCGCTCCGCCGAGGCTGAAGGGCCCGGCGCGCCAGGTCTTGCGGGTCACGACGATGACGAACCCGATGAGCGGGAAGAGGAACGAGAGGTAGAAGCCGCCGGCCGTGAAGTTGACCATGAGCGTGTACAGATCGCTCGCGATGTTGCTGAGCAGGAACAGCAGCGTGCCGATGACGGTCGTGACGAGCAGGGCCACGGTCGGCTGGCGGCGCTTCGTGCTGAGGCGCGCGAGCACTGTGGCGCCGGGCAGGGCGCCGTCGCGGGCCTTCGCCCAGAGCATGCGCGAGGCGGAGGTCTGCAGGGCGAGGAAGCTGGCGAGGAACCCGATCACGAACAGGATCTCGATCGGCACGGCGATGCCGGCGCCGAGCTGCGTCGTCAGTGTCTCGTAGACCGGGTCGCCGACCTCGCCGTTGCGCACGGCCTCGAGGTCGGGGATGGCGAGGATGATCGCGAGGCTGGAGAACATCACGACGATCGCGATGAACGAGATCGAGAAGAGGATGGCCTTCGGCAGGTTCTTGCGGGGCTCGGAGACCTCTTCGGCGATCGAGCCGGCGCTCTCGAATCCGACGAAGGAGAAGCCGATGAAGGCGAGCGCGACGAGGAACGGGCCGGAGATCGCGAGGTAGTCGCTCGACCCGCCGCCCACGCCGTCGCCGCCGGAGAACAGCACCGAGAGGTCGTTGGCGCGGTGGAAGACGAGCAGCCAGATGCCCAGCCCGATCGAGCCGATGACCTCGGCGACGATGCTCGCGAGCATGAAGACCTTCAGCACGGTCTGGCCGGCGAGGTTGACGATCGTGCCGAAGATGAGCACGCCGAAGGCGATCCAGGCGCGGTCCACCGCGGTCGGCGCTTCCAGCCCGACGATGTTGGCGAGGAACCCGGCGGCGCCGAGTGCCACGGTCGCCATCGCGATGACGAGCGTCCAGAAGTAGGCCCACCCGGCGAACCAGCCGGCAGTGGGGCCGGTGAGGCGCGAGGTCCACTGGTAGATGGAGCCTTCGAGCGGCCAGCGCGAGACGAGCATCGCGAAGACGAGGGCGACGAGCAGCTGCCCGGCGAAGACGAGCAGGAAGCCCCACCAGAAGCTCGGCCCGGCCGTCGTGAGGGCGAGGCCGAAGATGCCGTACAGCGCCACGATCGGCGAGATGAAGGCGAAGGCGAACGCGAATGACGAGAGGAGCGTGAACTCCCGACGCAGAGTGGTGCTGCTCGCTGTCGGCGAAGCAGTGGTCGCGTGAGTCATGCGGGCCTCCTTTGGCTGCCCCCATGATCGTGCTAGCCGTGACGGCGTACAACGAGCGCGCGCGAATATTGGACGCGCGACCCTGTTCAGCCTCTTGCGTTGGAGTAATCTCCAACCATGATCGAGCCGGCCTCCGCGCACTCCGTGACGCTCGCCGACCTCGCCGCGGAATCACGCTTCGGCGTCGCCGTGATCACGGCGACCCCGGAGGCGCTTGCGCGATCCATCGCCTGGGTGCACGTCACCGAGGTCGTCGATCCGCGACCGCACGTGCGGGCGGACGAGCTGGTGTGCACGGTCGGCGCGGCGCTCGTCGATCCGCGCGAGGCGGCGCGGTTCGTGCAGGCGGTGCAGGATGCCGGCTGCGCCGGGGTGTGCCTCGGGCTCGGCGAGGTGCACACCGAGGTTCCGGCGGCGCTGGAGCGGGCGTGCCGTCGGCGAGGGGTGGCGCTGCTGTCGATGGCGCACGGGGTGCCGTTCCGGGCGCTGAGCGACGCGCTGCTGGAGGCGAGGCTGCAGGTGCCCGTCGCCGCCGACCCGGTGGGCCGGGTGATGGAGCTGCTGCGGGCGGACGCCCCCGTCGCCGACATGCTCGCGCTCGCGGGCGACGAGCTCGCCGGGCGGCTGTCGATCGTGCAGCGCTCCGCGGCGGCGGTCACGGCCGGCGCGGTCGACCACGTGGAGGTCGACCTCGACGACGCCGAGCTGCTGCGGTGGGAGGGGGAGGGGGCTCCTCCGAACCCGGTGGTGCTCGAGCGCTTCGCGCGAGTCGTGCACATCGCGCGTCGCAGCGAGCTCGCGCAGGAGTCGAGCAGCCGACGCCGGGTCGGGCAGCTGATGACGCTCGTGGTGGAGGGCCTCGCGCATCCGGCCTCGCTGACGCCCGACCTCGACCGGGTCGGCCTCGACGCCGACCGCATCGCCGTGTCGGCGTGGCCCGAGGGCACGGGTGCACTGGTCTCTCGGCTGCACTCGGGCGCCGTCGTCGCCGAGACGGCGCGGGACGTGCTCGTGCTGACACACGATGGCGGGCAGGCCCGCGAGATCTCCGACCGGCTGCAGCTGGTGTTCGGCTACTCGAGCCCGCTGGCGCTCGCCGACCTCGCGCTGGGCATCGGCGAGGCGCGGGCCACGCTCATGCTCGCGCGGCGACGCGGGAGCATCGCCGGGCCCGAGACGCTCGCGACGCTCGCCGCCCTGCTCGAGCAGCAGCCCCGCTCGCGCCTCGCGCCCTTCGTCACTCAGTTGATACGTCCACTGCTCGCCCCCGAGGTGCGGGGTGGTGACGAGCTGGTAAGCACTCTGCGCGTGTTCATCGAGCACCAGGGCTCGGTGGCGGCGACGGCGGCGGCGCAGTTCGTGCACGCGAACACCGTGCGCCATCGCCTCGCCCGCATCCGCGCGATCGTCGGCCGCGACCCGCTCGAGCACGAGGATCGCACCGACCTCGGCATCGCCCTCTGGGCGCACGACCGCGCCGCCCGCCGGACGGAGTCGAGCGGGCAGTGAGCTCGGAGGGGCCGTCCGCAGCCTGGGACGACACGCGACGAATTCGCGAGGATTCATCGCGCGTTCATGTCTTTGCCGGTCGCCGTTGGGTACGCTTCAGCCATGGAATGGTGGGGGTGGGCGCTCGTCTCGCTGGGCGCGCTCGCCCTCGTGACCCTCGCGCACCGCCTCGGCTGGATCGACCTCAGCGACAAGTCGCGCCGCGGTGGCGGCGGCCCCGGAGTGCTCGGCATCGGCGACGAGGTCTTCCACCCCACCCGCCACGAGGCGCAGGTCGAGCTCGACCGCCAGACCTCGCTGCCGGCCCCCGCCTCCGTTCCGGGCGACGGCCCGTTGGGCATCGTGGATGCTCCCGCCGACGAGCACGGATACGCCGGGCGCCTCCGCATCCAGGTCGACTAGCCAATTCGCTCGGTGGCCGACTCGCTCGATGATGCCCGGAGACTTCTGATCGCGATGAGCGCATACGTGTTCATCGAGGCGGTGGTCTGGCCCTCGCCGAAGGCGACCGCCTTGGATTCAACAGGTTGCGCAGTCTAGGTATTTCGAACTTCTATGATGCAGCCAGGTGTTGACGCGGGTCGGCGCACGCTGAGACAGGGCGGTGAAACGTGGATGAGGAACTCAAGCAAGAGATCCTTTATGGTCGAGACCACGATCGCGCCCGTGTGTTCATCAGTTCCAGAATGAACAAGACCCTGGATAACGAGCGCAGAGCGGCCGCAGACGCGGTAGACCGAGTTTCCGGCCACAAGGCTTGGTGGTGGGAACAAGACGCACCGATAGGGGTGCTGCATTCATGGAACGAGTGCATCGGATTTGCGCGTACCAGTACCGGACTCATCCTTCTGGTCGCAGGCGAGCTATCTGCCATCGTGTACGCGGAATACCAGGCCGCTCGAGACGGTGGCGCTGATCGCTACATCCTGGTCCGCGAGACAGACGATCTCCCCCCTGAGGTCGCGGGGTTCATCAAGGAACAGCAAAAAACAGAGGCTGTGACGAGAAATTTTAGGAACATCGACGAGCTCCAGACGCACATCCATCAGGCGCTAACGCGCTCCCTCGTCCGTGCCCTGAACGAACAGGTTGTTGCTCGCCGAGGAGCTGGCCGTCGGACGTCGAAGCGGTTCGGGAGGCGCTGATGGTTGAACCAACCGGACAGGTTTTCCTTGCTGAGGACTGGCGAGACCGCGAAGACGGGCTACAGCTCGTTGTTGAGGCACTGCTCTCCGCATACAGATATGACGACATCCCCGGGCTGATCAACTTCGTCGACATCGGCCATGAGCTCAGTTTCCACGGCCTCGAGTTCGCGGCAGCAACCATCGCTCACGCGGCAGCGCAGAAACTCTTGGGCAACGAGCTCGTAGACCTCGTCCCCGAGGACTTCACCAATCCCGGAGCGCTTCCTGAACTTGCCCGTGAGCTGGCGGACCGCGCTCCAGACAGCGATCTCTACGGAAGACTGCTCGGGCTGATCGCCGACATCTATCGTCATGTCGGGATGAGCGAGCGAGCAATCCAAGCTTACAAAGACGCGGCTGCGATGTTCGACCGTCTCGGTCGGCTGGCGCCCGCTGCCACAGCGCGTCAAAGCCTTGGCGCATTGCACTTCTACCTCGGCGACCTCGACCAGGCTGAAGAACTCACCAAGCAAGCTGAAGTGATCTTCACCAAGCTGTCCGATCGGCAGGGCCTTGTCGAAGTTCGACTCAACCAGGTCGAATACGCACTACAACGCGAAGATGTCGCGCAGGCGACCTCGTTGCTCGACTCAGTCGCAACGCCCATTAGTGAACTCCGAGACGGCCATCTGTCGGCGTCCTGGCGCGCGCATTCGGCGCTCGTTGACATTCAGCAAGGTGAGGTTGATGCCGCCCGCGAGAAGCTGCTGGCAGCTTTGCGAAGCTGCCGCCGCCGCCAAGACCTTGAACTCGAGGTGGTCGTTCTCCAAAACCTCGCAAAGCTGACGCGTGATACCAGAGGACCATCTGCCTCACTTCGCTGGGCGCGACAAGCATTGCTGGTAGCTCAACGCCTTAAGGAGCGCGATCGAGAACAGTCGCTTGCCCGCTCCTTAGCCGTCGACCTCATCGACACGGGGAAATTCGAGGAGGCAATCGAGCTGCTGCAGCGAACTGTAGAGATCAACATCGAGCTCGATAGCCCGCTCGACGCAGCACAAGCTCAAGCAGACCTCGGCGCTGCGTTGCTCTCGAAGGCACTTGGAGTGGCGGAAACAAATGCTGACATTTTGGCGATCCGGGAACGTGACCACCTACTGGAGCAGGGGATAGTGACACTCACGGGCGCCTTTGAAAAGCTGGACCAGTTCGAGGACTACGAGTGGGCAACTCGCTGCGCTGGCAACCTCCGGATCGCCTGGACTGCTCAAGATCGCGCAGATTTCGGTGTCGGCTATCTCGAGCGTTACGCTGAAAAGGCCCGTGTGAGGGCGCCGACTTACTCCGCATCGCTCCTGCGGATCGCAGCATTCCTTGGGCTTACCGCCAAGAGAGATATGTCATGGGCGATCATGCGGCTCCAGGAGGCCGCCGAAGCATCGAGCTCTGATCCTGTAGATCGGGCATGGCAACTCGTTGCGGACGCCTCGAGGATCAACAGCTCATACAACGAGCTTGAGGGTGCACTCGCCATCTACGACAAAGCCCTCGATACGCTTCGCCATTCATCTGACCAGATCGGCTACGCCAACGTGCTCAACGACTCCGCGCTGATCGCTGCTGCCCTCGATCACCTTGACGACGCACGTATCCGGCTTCACGAAGTCGAAAGTCTGGCGATCAAATCGGGGAATCGGGCTCTAGACGCGCTCGCCAAGGGGAACCTCGGCGAGCTTTCTCTCCGCGGAAACCAGCAGGAAATCGGCAGAGAGTATTTGACCGCCGCAGCCACACTGGCAGCAGCGGTGGGCGACGTCGAAGGTGCGTCCACGGCCTGGAGTTCGATCGCGAACAGTCTCGTAAACAGTGATGAGGGGCTAGATCTAGCCAAGGAAGCGGCCGCCAATGCGGCCGAATACGCCGAACAATCAGGCTCCACCGACGCGAATGCCCGATCGACTAGCGCACTAGCCAGCATCCGTTTCGCTGAAGGCGACTATCTCGAGGCGTTTGAGCTCTGGCGCGATGCGAGCCGCTCCGGTCCTGCAGAGAAGAGCGCGACTTACCAAGGTTTCGCGCTGGATGCGCTAGCCCACGGCGGTGATTGGACGCGCTACAGCCGCGAGCTAGATAAGTTCACCCGCGCGGCTCAACGATCCGGGACACAGATGGAGTTCGGGGAGGAACTCTGGACTTCTGCCATGACCTGGTTGCGCACACAATCAGCCCGACGAGCAGCCAAACCACTGTCATATTCCGTTCTTCTCGCGGCAGAGGGGTACACCAAGCGCGATAAGAACCCTCTCGATGAAAGCCAGGTCGCGAAGGACATGTCGGCGCTCGTTTCGACGGCCAAGACATTTGCTGCCGCCCACACGTTCATGGAGTTGGAAGATGTCCCGCCCGCACTCCGCGACGCGCTCAACCGTCACATGACTGCCCAGATGGCGAAAATCGTTGGGCTATCGGACGCGGAAATGCTCATGGCACAGGTGGCCGAAGTGGGCCGGTGGCGCGACGAGCCATTGAGCTAGAGGGCAATCAGCGAATTCTCACCAAATGCCAAACAAGTGATCACTCGATACCTCCCTACAGCTACCAGACAGCCACAACCGCCACCGGCACTCTTTCTGAAATCGCCAATCCACTGTCCCCTTCAGCGCTGTACTCTCAGGTTGTGCCGATGAGCATCGACTTAGATCGCCTGCGCGCGTTGCTGGCGCGCGGCGCAGAGTCGGACGATCTCGATTTCAAGGCAACGTGGCATCCGGGGCATAAAGCCGACCTCACCGAGCTCTGCAAGGATATTGCTGCGATGGAGTCTCTCCCCGGCGGGGGCTACATAGTTGTTGGCGCCGACGATCGCGGATTGCCGAGTGGCCTATTTGCACCTGAAGCCGTTCGCGACTTCGATGAGCAGAAGATTCGGTCGAAAGTCGCCGCTGTCCTAGGCGAACCCATCGACCTAAGCGCAGCTCTCCACCGCGTGGAGTGCAACGACTTTCTACTGATCGGCGTGGGCCCGAACTTGGACGGCATGCGGATCATGTCGAAAGATGGCGAGTACGGGGACAAAACCGTCTGGCGTGCCGGTGACGTATTCGTGCGTCGCGGTACCTCTAGCGTTCGATGGAATCAGCACGAAGCCCGCGGGATCATGGAGCGAGTCATCGCGATCCGCAAAGAGGAATGGCGCCGAGACATCTTCGAGACGATCCGCGTCGCAACCCCCGTGTTTGAGCCGGGTGGGTTCGTCAACGTGAACGTCGAGATGCCGGCTGAGTCGTTCGGCGCGGCAGTCACTGAGCTGATCCGCCGCGATGACGAAGTCGGCCTTGATCTCCTCCTGCGGAAGACGATCGGCAACGCCGTCACTGTCATTGATGCCGCCACGGGAAAGGACGCGAGGGCTGTCGCGTCTGAACTAGGTGCTCAGCTCGATCGGCTCGATATAGTCGCTGGGCTTTCCGCGCGCTACTCAGCGAGCACGACTTTCTCCCGAGCGGTCGAGGGCTACCGGGTTATCTACGAAGCCGCCGATGAAGACTTCCTAAGTCAGCCGCGCCGGTTCCCGCTCGGCCACAGGGAAGTCCTGATGCACCTCTACGCCCTTGGCGCTGTTCTCGTGCAAGAGAAACAGTGGGAGCACCTCGCGGACCTGGTCCGCCTCACTCCCATCAGCACACACGATGGCTACTGGAAGTCACTGTTTCGAAAGGCCGAAGTCATGGTCGCCCGAGCCGGATTGCTGAAGGAGGAGGAAGGCGCCCGAAGCGGCGTCATCGAGGCGGCCAAACCCGTAGCTGCCCACCTTTTCGACCTGTTGGGCGACGGTCAAACGCGAGACCTTACCAATCTCCTGGTCGAGTTCGACGTTTACCGGGGCATCGCTAGCGCCGGCAAAGACGAAAACGTCAAGCTCGGCGCGTACACAAATTTCGCCCTCTACTACGCGGGCAGGGCTGAGCCCGCGTTCCTCACCCTGCTCGACGACCCCGTCGCGCGCGCCGCACTCTTTTCCGGCACCGACACCGAGCTCGCGGCCGTCTACCGGCACATGAACACCGCGGCGATACGCGAAGCCTTCGCCTTCAACGGCTGGGACGGCTTCGAGAATCCACGCCTCGTGTCCTTTGCCGGAGCAGCAGAAAACTAATGCGGGCCCCGGTCCTGGGCGCGGCATTGCGCAATGGGCCAGAGTCTCCCGCAAACTTGAGAACCATCAGCGACCGCTCGTGGAGGACGACGATGTCGGACGCGCCCAACCCTGCACGGCCAAGTCTCCCGCAACAGGCTCGAGCTTAGGTCGCGATAGCGATCGCGAATCAATAGACAGCGTTCGGTGAGTTGTCACATGGTCGGGATGGGGTGGGCGCGCTGTGGTCGCATCAGGGTGATCACTTGCGAACGCACAACGGGAACTATCTGTGATCACCGCAGGGGTCGCTCTCGAGCTGCGCACGGGGTCGGGCGAGACGCTCGTGTTTATGTTGATAGGTGAGATGCGCCGGCGAATCTCGTTTCCCTCGCCGCTGACCGCGATGTCGATGCCCTCCCGGAGGCTCCGTGACTGTGATCGCGGCCCGCGGCAGTCTGGTTGACCCGGAGGCCGTCCCGATCGCCGCGCCGCACATAAATCTCAGAACTGCGGACCTGCTTCTGGGCGTCGCCCATCACACGTACCGCGCCTGGGCAGCGATTCGGGCTAGCGTGCAAGCAGATGGCGAAGAAGCAGCTAGAGCACAGGTCGCGAAACTGCTTTGGGAACATCGCCTCCCGGCAAGTCAAGTGAGGGAGTGACTCGGCCGGGAGCCGATCCGAGGGATCTGAGGATGCAGGATCGCTACGGCTTAGTGAGCCGCGGGACGATGGTGGATTAAGGATGTAGAGGATTGGCGGCGTCGACGCGTGCCGCCGTGGCGCGCACCTTGCGTTGCGATCGGTGGCGTTGGGAATCCGCGATGACATCACCCATCCGCGGGGAAACACGGAGCTGCCGACCGTGCAGCCCAATCTAGCGTCCGTCAGCCTTACGTTTGATGGTTCGCGTCAACCCGCGCAGCCACGCAGCCGCTTCGCTGATTCGCGCCGGAGGGGTGTCCGTTGCCCTCCCGTGAATAACTCGATTACGCAATTCGCGCATCGTGTTCAGCTCCGTGAATTGCTCGGGCGTGATGAGTTCTCGTGCAAGAAGCTCCCGAAACAGCATAGGCAGCGGTGGCAACCTTGCCTCGCCAGATTGCGTGAGGTCCTTAAGTAGTGTCTCTAGTAGCACCCAAGCGACGACGAACTCACCAAGAGCCAATGTCTGTGGTGCGTCAGCTTTCGAACTCGCGACAGTGGCCTGTCGACGATTCGATGGGTGACGTGTTGCTGACATGGCTCGCAGATACGCGCTGTAGCGGGACTCGTTGCCAGACAACATCAGATCCGCAAGTTGTGCGGCGACTGGCCGGTGCTCCAGGTCTTGCTCAAGCAAATCGAGATAGGGCTCGACAGAAGAAGCGGTCGCGGAGTGTTGCTCAGCAAGATAATCGAAGAGCACGTCTACCTTGCCCAGGGTCGCGTCAGTGAGATCCACGTCCCGAGCCGATAGCCGGGAGCGGAGGAATTCAGCCAGTTCGTAATGGTTGCGGAACGGCGTCTCGGCCATCGTTACTCGCGCGTCTCCGGCCTTCTGGAGCTGTTCGAGCGCAATTTCGCCGGCAAGCACGAGTCCATTGAGTTGGTCAAGAAGTGCGTACTCCGACGGCGACAGCTCGCCCTCAAGGGGCTTGTACACGAGGTCATGCTCGACCTCCGACCAGGCATGCATGAGCACCGAAGCCATCTGGATTTCAACTAGAGCTGACCCGTAGCGATCTTGCCCTGGGCTTAGACGCGAGTCAGGAATGAGCGCTCGGAAATGCCGAGCGCCGTAGCCTGAGAATCGCTGGACGTGAGCCAACTCGCCGGGCGAAGCTGGCTGATCCCCTTTGGCAGTGATCGTCGCAGACGCGCTCAGCCTCGAGCGAGCGAACACCTCATCGCGTGGGAAGCGCTTATCCTGCTGCACATCGAGCGTTGCTCGGATGACTCGCTCCGCCTCTTCCATCTGGCCGGGGAAGTACAGCGCCACCCGAACTCCGGCGAGATCAACGATGTCCTTTTGGATCTGAACAACAGACGTGTAGGTGTTCTCGCGATTGCGTGCGTGCAGCTTGTCGGCCAGACGGTCAACCGACTTGGCCCGACTCGTGACGATGGCGCGCAAGCCCGAGCTCGCGAGCGCTGACTCCAGCAAGCCTCGAGCAATGCGCGCCGACGCATCCCAAAAGTCGAACTGCCGCTCGTACTCGCTTACGAAGTCGTCAATGACACCCACGACCGCCCCTTCCGTGCCGCCTCATCCGGCGAAGTCTACGGTTTAGGAAACCGAACTTCGTGCTGGTGTCCGCAGGAGGGAAGCTTGCGCGCATCTTTGACGGCGGATTGCTCAATTCGCGGGCCTGCCAATAGAGCCGGTTACGTGTTCAGATGTCCCAGTTGATGCCGCCGCGCTGCGAAGCTTCGCACTTCAGCCTCACGGGTGAGCAGTTCGGCTCCACCGCGTACTACGACTCCCGATTCGGCCGGACCATGCGCGGCTGACCTACCGCAGCACCTACCGCGCCATGAGATCCGCGTACTCCGGGTGTCGCCGCATCCACATGACGACGAAGGGGCAGCGCGGCTGGACCCGCTCGGTGCTCTCCGACCGGAGGTGATCGAGCACCGCCTGCACGACCTCGCCGCCGACCCCCTTGTTGCGCAGGAACGGCGGCACCTCCACATGGATGAGCTGCATCACCCCGTCGCGGCGGTCGTAGGCGATGAAGCCGCGCAGCTCCTCGCCGTCGTGCACCGTGTAGCGCTCGGAATCGGGCTCGTGGGTCACCGTCAGCGTCATGACCGGCACCCTACCGAGCGAGCCCGAGCGGGCATCCAGGCGGGGCGGCACGGCGGAATGCTTTAGCGCCTAAACTTCACGCATGACGCTGACCCCCGCATCCGAGCCGCCGCGCGGCCCCCGCCCCTCTGTGCTGGTGACCGGCGCCACCGGGGGAGTGGGCTCGGCCGTCGTGCGCCACCTGCTCGGCCGCGGCGAGCCCGTCGTGAGCGCCGTGCGCGACCCGGGCGAGGCGGGCGTCGTGCCCGGCAGCGAGGCGCGCCCCTTCGATTTCGAGAGCGAGAACACCTGGGCGGATGCTCTCGCCGGGTGCGATCGCCTGTTCCTGCTGCGCCCGCCGCCCATCGCCGACGTGCACCGGCACCTGCTGCCCTTCGCCGACGCCGCGCTCGAGCGGGGCATCCGGCACATCGTCTTCCTCTCGCTGCAGGGGGTGCAGTTCAACCGCGCCACCCCGCACCATGCGGTCGAGAAGCACCTGCGCGCCCGGAAGGCGCCGTATACGTTCCTGCGCCCGAACTTCTTCATGCAGAACCTCAGCACCACGTACCGCGCCGACATCCGCGACCGCGACCGGATCGCCGTGCCCGCCGGCCGCGCCCGCACCGCCGTCATCGACACCGACGACATCGGACGCGTCGCCGCCCGCGTGCTCACCGAGCCCGGCCACATCGGCAAGGCCTACACGCTGTCGGGCGAGCAGTCGCTCACCTACGACGACATCGCCCGGATGCTCACCGCCGAGCTCGGCCGCCCCATCCGCTACACGCGCCCGACCGCGGTCGAGTACGCCGAGCAGCGGCGCCGCGCCGGAGCCGCCCCCGACTACATCGACGTGCAGGCGATGATCTGGCGCATCGTGCGCTTGAATGTCTCGGCCCTGCCGAACCGCCAGGTGCGCCGCCTCACCGGAGCCCCCGCGACGACCTTCGCCGAGTTCGCGCACCGCGAGCGCGCGGTGTGGATGCCTGCGGATTAGCGGCCTTCTTGTGTCGGTGGCTGCCGCTACATTCTGGCTCAAGAGCGTTGGTCGGTCATCGGCCTGACGTGTGAGGGCAATAAGGGCGGCCGCATGATCATCGAGAGGTTGGATGGCCACGACCGCTCGACGTTCGACTGCGGAGTTCCGGAACTCAACGACTGGCTGCGAACGCAGGCGGCTCAGCAGCAGAAGCGCGGCAACTCGGCGACCTTCGTCGGAGCGGACTCGGAGGACGGG from Microcella daejeonensis includes these protein-coding regions:
- a CDS encoding PucR family transcriptional regulator, producing the protein MIEPASAHSVTLADLAAESRFGVAVITATPEALARSIAWVHVTEVVDPRPHVRADELVCTVGAALVDPREAARFVQAVQDAGCAGVCLGLGEVHTEVPAALERACRRRGVALLSMAHGVPFRALSDALLEARLQVPVAADPVGRVMELLRADAPVADMLALAGDELAGRLSIVQRSAAAVTAGAVDHVEVDLDDAELLRWEGEGAPPNPVVLERFARVVHIARRSELAQESSSRRRVGQLMTLVVEGLAHPASLTPDLDRVGLDADRIAVSAWPEGTGALVSRLHSGAVVAETARDVLVLTHDGGQAREISDRLQLVFGYSSPLALADLALGIGEARATLMLARRRGSIAGPETLATLAALLEQQPRSRLAPFVTQLIRPLLAPEVRGGDELVSTLRVFIEHQGSVAATAAAQFVHANTVRHRLARIRAIVGRDPLEHEDRTDLGIALWAHDRAARRTESSGQ
- a CDS encoding APC family permease, with product MTHATTASPTASSTTLRREFTLLSSFAFAFAFISPIVALYGIFGLALTTAGPSFWWGFLLVFAGQLLVALVFAMLVSRWPLEGSIYQWTSRLTGPTAGWFAGWAYFWTLVIAMATVALGAAGFLANIVGLEAPTAVDRAWIAFGVLIFGTIVNLAGQTVLKVFMLASIVAEVIGSIGLGIWLLVFHRANDLSVLFSGGDGVGGGSSDYLAISGPFLVALAFIGFSFVGFESAGSIAEEVSEPRKNLPKAILFSISFIAIVVMFSSLAIILAIPDLEAVRNGEVGDPVYETLTTQLGAGIAVPIEILFVIGFLASFLALQTSASRMLWAKARDGALPGATVLARLSTKRRQPTVALLVTTVIGTLLFLLSNIASDLYTLMVNFTAGGFYLSFLFPLIGFVIVVTRKTWRAGPFSLGGATALVAWVAVIWASLQLINIAWPRPVYDQAYLDWSIIIGTVVIGVVGVAVWAGVRSRIPTVTGVEYEDAEARTP
- a CDS encoding AlbA family DNA-binding domain-containing protein, which encodes MSIDLDRLRALLARGAESDDLDFKATWHPGHKADLTELCKDIAAMESLPGGGYIVVGADDRGLPSGLFAPEAVRDFDEQKIRSKVAAVLGEPIDLSAALHRVECNDFLLIGVGPNLDGMRIMSKDGEYGDKTVWRAGDVFVRRGTSSVRWNQHEARGIMERVIAIRKEEWRRDIFETIRVATPVFEPGGFVNVNVEMPAESFGAAVTELIRRDDEVGLDLLLRKTIGNAVTVIDAATGKDARAVASELGAQLDRLDIVAGLSARYSASTTFSRAVEGYRVIYEAADEDFLSQPRRFPLGHREVLMHLYALGAVLVQEKQWEHLADLVRLTPISTHDGYWKSLFRKAEVMVARAGLLKEEEGARSGVIEAAKPVAAHLFDLLGDGQTRDLTNLLVEFDVYRGIASAGKDENVKLGAYTNFALYYAGRAEPAFLTLLDDPVARAALFSGTDTELAAVYRHMNTAAIREAFAFNGWDGFENPRLVSFAGAAEN
- a CDS encoding SDR family NAD(P)-dependent oxidoreductase, coding for MTREGTATVAPADRIAVVTGTASGIGRSIALELRSTGWRVAGIDLRDSPDCDLGLIADVTDADAVAAAVAAVESQLGPITGAVSAAGYYEATPVDAVTDAQWRRMLRVHLGGFLHLTRATLPGMLARESGAIVAITSELAVGGGGPGDAHYSAAKGALQGMMRSLAVEVAPRGVRVNAVAPGPTDTPLLAADSPWRAPEYLQTLPTGRLTRPEEVALCAAYLLDAGTFCVGETLHPNSGAVI
- a CDS encoding SDR family oxidoreductase; the protein is MTLTPASEPPRGPRPSVLVTGATGGVGSAVVRHLLGRGEPVVSAVRDPGEAGVVPGSEARPFDFESENTWADALAGCDRLFLLRPPPIADVHRHLLPFADAALERGIRHIVFLSLQGVQFNRATPHHAVEKHLRARKAPYTFLRPNFFMQNLSTTYRADIRDRDRIAVPAGRARTAVIDTDDIGRVAARVLTEPGHIGKAYTLSGEQSLTYDDIARMLTAELGRPIRYTRPTAVEYAEQRRRAGAAPDYIDVQAMIWRIVRLNVSALPNRQVRRLTGAPATTFAEFAHRERAVWMPAD
- a CDS encoding GNAT family N-acetyltransferase, translating into MPPRLDARSGSLGRVPVMTLTVTHEPDSERYTVHDGEELRGFIAYDRRDGVMQLIHVEVPPFLRNKGVGGEVVQAVLDHLRSESTERVQPRCPFVVMWMRRHPEYADLMAR